In Chaetodon trifascialis isolate fChaTrf1 chromosome 8, fChaTrf1.hap1, whole genome shotgun sequence, the DNA window AGCTATCTTGCCTTAGGATTTAGTTTTACTGGGGAACCAGCTGAGTCAACTCTGCTATGCCTGCTGTGGGGAAAAGCTGTCCAACAGTGCCATGGCTCCAGGTAAACTAAAACGCCACCTCCAGACAAAACGCCGCCACTTCAAAACAAGAGCACGGACTTTTTTGTTCAACTATTGCTCCACATGGAGGTCCAGTGGCTGTCCCGTGGCAAAGCTTTAGCCCATGTGAGCTTTTGACAAAGAGTAGTATGATGATGCTAAGTTGCCCTCAGGTGACAAGCGGTGTGCAGGACCAGCATATGTGGCAGATATATTTCAACATCTGAACGACCTGAACACACAACTGCAAAGCCGAAATGAACACCTGCTCACAGGTAGAAACAATCAAATGCAGGGATTTCGTTCAGAGGTGCAGCTCTGGAGACAACGTGTGGACAGTGCCAACCTTGACATGGTCCCACACTGTGTGAGACCACAGGTACACTCCAGACACGAGCATTCATCTCTGCACGACTACCAGCCTGAAGTTTGTCACGTGGCAAACCGAATGAACACAGATGCAAACACcttcagcaccatcagcaccgtCAGGTACCCTCAAAGCTTATTGCTGGAACCCAGCAGGCAAACAGAACCAAGCAAccaacatcagcagcaccagcagctcctACCTCAGGTGAAGGAGGAGTCCCCAGGATGTCAAACTGGACCAGCGGGGAGGATTCATGCTGGTCTCCACAGCAGACCGGAGACTCTGACTTCCGGCTCGAGAATGGCGCCTCTTCCAGCAGCTGCCATGAAGTAAAACCAACCTGGAGCAACATGTGAGCTTGTTTCTGATGCCACAGCGGAGGTGCTGGAGGTCAAAACATGTTTATGACTGTAAAGTTTGCTAATTGGTTTCAGAAACAGGCGCCGCCACCTCATTACTAAAGGTGCGCTTGATTTATCCACAACGGAGAGCGTGTGTCACGTGTTTCTTAACGTGTAAACGCGGACTGTACAAAATGAACTACCTTTAGCAGCAGAATGGGATGCAGGCATACAGGTGATAAACACACTGGTagctgacgtgtgtgtgcgtgtggtggAGTCATTGCTCACAGATAACACAGGTTTTAAGATTAAATGTAGACCTGAAGACATTTGTCCCTCTCCCACGTGTGCTGTAGGACAAACAGACAGGCCGAGGTTGTTTCTGCATTTCAGATTACTTGCTCAGGTGAGAAGAGCCACACCTGTGATGCTGCAAGCAATCAATTCTTCCAGTAATAATGCTCATTCATGTGTTTCGCAACTTTGGGAAAAGCCCTCCAGACATCAAATGATTATGAAGTTTAGTGGTGAGACCTGCTCATTGTGGAAGTAAAAACAGGTTAAATGAGTTTGAAGCTTCCCTTCGACAGCAGAGCGCAGTGGAAACGCTCTGGACGGGGAGGCTGAGCTCAGGAATGTTTTTATCCTTCAGgactgctgttgttttccagcGTTTGACACCGAGCCAAGTTACACAACCCCAGacgccagcagcagctggaggacgtGAAGCGCTGCTCCTCCACTGTTTACTCTGTCCCTGGAACAGCCCTGTACATGGCCAGTGAAGCACTCcctggcaaacacacacttccacctCCTGGCCCTTACAAGGTTATTTTGACCAACAGCTGTGGACACACCAGTCAGCATATGAACACCTCACAAACAGTTCAACCTGTCAAACCACTGAACTGGCACTGCGACAAACACTGGATTCAAACTCAGCTCGTGTTGTGACATCGCTGTTTACACTGCGACATGTAGAGCGTGAAGGACAAAGACCTGAGGCAGAACTTTAGGCTGCGAGAGTCTACTTTATTGCATTTGCAATCACAGGGTGACAAAAGTGAAGAATGTTTAATGAAGGCATGTGGATGTGAACGCACCACAGTGTGTCTACACACCAGTATTACAAACACAGGACAgtacaaatgtttaaaaaaaaaaaaaaaaaaaaaaaggagcttCAGTtgcatatttctttctttttttttcggcttttttgttttcttttttattttcttggttgtcaataaaaaaaacacaaggttaccaaaacaaaaacatgtaagGCAGCCTATCCTACgatgaagaataataataaaaaaaactaataagGTTGTAAACGGGATATCCTCCCGTCACCTAGCGTTGGTCATTGGTTGGACCCCCCCTCCTTTCCCCAGGTGCGGTGTGGATCGGGGTGAGACTGCAGGATCAGGAGGAGGCGGGACTTCCTGCGTCGCTGCTCTCACTCACCTGCCGTTGCATCACCATCTGCCTGGCAACGCAGGTGATCTGACCGTTGGTCACTGCACCTGGGACCCCAGCCctgagacagggagagggagaggatgagtaGCTGTTCATGACACGATGCAACAGAAGAAGCTAAGAGCTGATGAAGGATGGAGCGAGTCGACGGTCTTCACCCCATCAGCTGTGCGCTCATACTTACTTCTGCTGTGCCTCCTCAGTCAGTGGGGTCATCCCTGGCTGCTTCCCAAAGAAGAAACTGGACCACCAATGGCCAGAGTCCTGCTTGGGGAGTCCTGTGGAGGCAGATGAAGCATTGAGTCCACACAGGTGAAATCCTGTGACTCTGTTCATGTGGAGCgctttgtcagtgtttgacCAATCGCTGACATCAGTGATGTGTTCTTTAGCAGGACAGACGCTTGCACTGAACAGAGTGTCTGTCAGCCCACGTGCTCTTCACGCTTTCATTAATATGAGTTTAACAGATTGAGTCCTAGCTGCCAATGAGGGCTTTAACTCCGTGTCAGGGCTTTTCCACGCTGCCGTGACACTGAACATCTGGACTTTTTCTTTGTCGTCGGTATAAATACACACCTGGATGGTGAGGGATGACCTCTCCGCTGTACTCCGAACTGCCgcaagagctgctgctggacgtAGAGCCGATGcgccctgcaggaggagagagagcagaagaagagttGGTTAAATCCAAATGCAGTTTCATTATTACGCTGACAATATTTCTGTTCGCTGCTGTGGTGCCACCTTCGCTCGGTCACCTGAGTGTTTGCAGTCTGCCTCTTTCATTATCTACTGTCGAATCACGGCTCTCAGATCTGAAGCCTCTCGTCCGAACACTGTAACCGTGTCTGACAGTCACAGCGATCACATCAGAAATACATCCTCTGGCTGCTCCGCACGTGTCTTTGCGGGTATATCTCAGTTAGAAATAGTGACTACTGTACTGCTTCTGTCAAACGGTCCCCTCTGACTGTCCGTCTGGACGCTTTGCACTGAGAGGTCTTTATGTCCTCTGAAAAACGCTCGCGGGCAGATCTGCTGCTGGACAGGCTGATCACATATGCAGTGATGGCTGCGGTGGTCACATCGTGAGCcacatccacctcctcctgagtgttttgttttgtctgccttttcaaagacatttattttgtgATCTCAATGGGACTtgcctggttaaataaagatttattgataataataataaaacaaactgaaagagTGAAAAGTTTTCCACGGGTTACACTGCAGAGTTGATTCTTCGACCCAAAGGAATATACCTGAAGAATATATACCTGAAGTGAAAGACGACGTCGCTCTGTGAAGCcattcacaaacaaaaagtCTGGCTGCAAACACAGACCGAGGCCTGACGTCAGGTGACACTGCTCCACCTgcctcacctgcagctgctgttaatGTGACTGTCAGCAGTTTGgtgacacagaggaaatgacTGGCCAGTTTTAGCAGAACTAATGTTGAAATCTCCCTGAGAACGATAGAAACGATGACGTGGTCACTCCTACGATCAGCGCTGAACAGATGACTCAGCTCAAGCCTAAATTCTTCCACTCTGAGCGCAGCCTACATGTGCGAGTAGCCATGTTTCCCTGGAGAAAAGATGGCCGCACATGCTGATCAGCTTTCACCCAGCGAAGCCCACAGACAATGGAGAGTGACAGGAGACAGACTCACTTCGGTAGTAGTCCGTGGTCGCCACGAGAGAACCTCCTGCTGGAATAGCTGCCATTCTGCTGTTGGTCGCTGTACGTTGTGCTTGATGGAAACCTGGAGGGGAAACAACACGGTCAAAACCAGGCCGGCCGACATTCCCCACCAACACGCCGGGAAGTGTTTTAAATTCCTTTCCAGACAAATGAGGTGAACAGTGACGACCCCATTACAGACAAACATTTCAGGTTATCGTCCACGATCTTTATCAATCATTTCATCTTTTACAGTGATTTCTAACATTACAATGAGCCATTTATTAAAAGTAGGACTGCAACCAACCTGCGCAACTGATAACTTGCTTTCATTAGATCACTTTCGgtgcaaataataaaaaaaatcttttctgtCAATCTGCTGGCTGACTAAACGCCTGATCATTTCAGATCCAAGAAAAAAAACCATGAATCAActagtttttattattattattattattagacaTAATGCTGCAACCAGTGATTGATTAATGTGATTACTCTGTCAAAGTCCATCTTCCATTGATTTTGTActgtaaaacatttgtttggCTTGGTAAACGGGTAGAACAGCACTGATCAGATgccacaaaacaaagaaacctgAGGAAAACAAGCTTGACTTCAGCTGCTTGCGATGATGTTCAACGCTTTGCACAAAGAGGCAAATAAAGACGGAACACTGAATGCACGTAAACAGATGTCTCATGCGCCAAAATACGTGCTTTGAGAAG includes these proteins:
- the ppdpfb gene encoding pancreatic progenitor cell differentiation and proliferation factor B, with the protein product MAAIPAGGSLVATTDYYRRRIGSTSSSSSCGSSEYSGEVIPHHPGLPKQDSGHWWSSFFFGKQPGMTPLTEEAQQKAGVPGAVTNGQITCVARQMVMQRQVSESSDAGSPASS